The stretch of DNA CCGCCCGCTGAGGCGGAGGCCGATCCCCCGGCGGTCGCGGTCAGGGCCGCCGCGGGGACGGTCGTGATCACGCGACGCGGCGAGGCCACCGCGTCTGGCCCGGCCGCGAGCTCCTCCTCGGCATCGGCCTGCATGCGCCGGGCAGCGGCGCGCACGACCGTCCGGGTGCCGTCGAGGACGCTGCGGTGGACCGTCGCCCAGTCGGCGTCGTCCTGGCCGGTGAACGCGTGGTCGATCGCCCTGCCCGCGTTGGCGACCACCACGCGCAGGTGGCCGGCGTCGACGGCGGCCGCGACCGCCCGGTCCGCGACCTCGGCGTCCGCGACATCACCGATCACGGGTGTCGTCTCCGGGTGGGTTCGGTCGCCGGGGGACACCCCGTCGAGCGAGGCGACCAGGTCGTCGCCGTCGATG from Euzebya sp. encodes:
- a CDS encoding SDR family NAD(P)-dependent oxidoreductase, producing IDGDDLVASLDGVSPGDRTHPETTPVIGDVADAEVADRAVAAAVDAGHLRVVVANAGRAIDHAFTGQDDADWATVHRSVLDGTRTVVRAAARRMQADAEEELAAGPDAVASPRRVITTVPAAALTATAGGSASASAGGAVLSLTRTLARELGGWGIRVNAVVVGHIETRLTQALPDGVALPSRDHPGLPEPVRQMAAATTALGRFGHPDEVAAVHAFLSGPGADYVTGAVIPVTGGLIGT